In a single window of the Natronosalvus caseinilyticus genome:
- a CDS encoding ABC transporter ATP-binding protein, which produces MKRLPTFRGSDREEETDATDATDAEPENAPETDDERTSSSSVRTSSLESTSTTDGAEEGQEVEGVEAGQDSVESDDSSVPEATRASSNTARPVRTGSELVGTDLEIGYPDTDEPVVECERIDLPAGEVTALVGPNGSGKSTLLKSLARQLAPDRGAVLLDGDDTDEFGKKAFARQVGLLSQEHDSPGSITVEELVYHGRYPYRGFFDAVDEADAEAVDRAIDLAGVDHLREADVGSLSGGQKQLVWIAMSLAQETDVLLLDEPTTYLDLHHQLRVLEVVDALTTERDVTVGVVLHDIGQAARYADNLVALRDGSVYDWGPPDEVVTDVLLEEVFGVVATVGYGEEGPIIQPHHPVDR; this is translated from the coding sequence ATGAAACGCCTGCCAACCTTCCGTGGGAGCGATCGAGAGGAGGAGACGGACGCGACGGACGCAACCGACGCTGAACCCGAAAACGCCCCGGAGACTGACGACGAAAGGACCAGCTCGAGCTCCGTACGAACGTCGAGTCTTGAATCCACCTCGACGACCGATGGTGCCGAGGAGGGACAGGAGGTCGAGGGTGTTGAAGCAGGACAGGACTCGGTCGAATCGGACGACTCGAGCGTCCCCGAAGCAACGCGGGCGTCCTCGAACACCGCCCGACCTGTACGAACGGGAAGCGAACTCGTCGGCACGGACCTCGAGATCGGTTACCCCGACACCGACGAACCGGTCGTCGAGTGCGAGCGGATCGACCTCCCCGCTGGGGAAGTGACGGCCCTCGTGGGACCCAACGGGAGCGGAAAGTCGACGCTCCTGAAGTCGCTCGCCCGTCAGCTGGCACCCGACCGGGGCGCCGTCCTCCTGGACGGGGACGACACCGACGAATTCGGGAAGAAGGCCTTCGCCCGGCAGGTCGGCCTCCTCTCCCAGGAACACGACTCGCCGGGGAGCATCACCGTCGAGGAACTGGTTTACCACGGCCGCTATCCCTACCGCGGGTTCTTCGACGCGGTCGACGAGGCGGACGCGGAAGCCGTGGACCGCGCCATCGACCTGGCTGGCGTCGACCACCTCCGTGAAGCCGACGTCGGGAGCCTCAGCGGCGGCCAGAAGCAACTGGTCTGGATCGCGATGAGCTTAGCCCAGGAGACCGACGTCCTCTTGCTCGACGAACCGACGACCTACCTCGACTTACACCACCAGCTTCGGGTGCTCGAGGTCGTCGACGCACTGACGACCGAACGCGACGTGACGGTCGGCGTCGTCCTGCACGACATCGGTCAGGCGGCCCGCTACGCGGACAACCTGGTCGCACTCAGAGACGGCAGCGTCTACGACTGGGGCCCGCCGGACGAGGTGGTCACGGACGTCCTGCTCGAGGAGGTCTTCGGCGTGGTCGCGACCGTTGGCTACGGCGAGGAGGGGCCGATCATCCAGCCCCACCATCCGGTCGACCGCTGA
- a CDS encoding carbonic anhydrase: MTSDSDSDSTDARDDHATVLFDLLEGNERHVDSLPDGYFDAVRDEQHPDAVTMCCSDSRVSQEGMWSIDRPGAIFTPSTIGNQIWDVEDGERFVDGSVLYPIHYTDTEAVAVVGHTGCGAVTAAYEVASGDEEPPGPRGVTKWVEALVPVVESGLESELVDTDNGSDENADADTGIIDQLVEYNVHRQVSYLRMAESIPSSVTCYGFVYDFHETYGSEPGRAYLVNLDGETDPRAIAMDLPDAYADSISSLLY; the protein is encoded by the coding sequence ATGACATCCGACTCCGACTCCGATTCAACGGACGCTCGAGACGATCACGCAACCGTCCTCTTCGACCTCCTCGAGGGGAACGAACGCCACGTCGACTCTCTCCCCGACGGCTACTTCGACGCCGTTCGAGACGAACAACACCCCGACGCCGTCACCATGTGTTGTTCGGATTCGCGGGTCTCACAGGAAGGGATGTGGTCGATTGACCGACCTGGAGCCATCTTCACGCCGAGTACGATCGGCAACCAGATCTGGGACGTCGAGGACGGCGAGCGATTCGTCGACGGGAGCGTTCTGTACCCGATTCACTACACCGATACGGAGGCAGTCGCCGTCGTCGGTCACACCGGCTGTGGTGCCGTTACGGCCGCCTACGAGGTCGCGTCGGGCGACGAGGAACCCCCGGGCCCGCGCGGGGTCACCAAGTGGGTCGAGGCGCTCGTTCCCGTCGTCGAGTCGGGTCTCGAGAGCGAACTGGTCGATACCGATAACGGTTCCGACGAAAACGCCGACGCCGACACCGGGATTATCGACCAGCTCGTCGAGTACAACGTCCACCGACAGGTCTCCTACCTTCGAATGGCGGAATCGATTCCGTCCTCGGTCACCTGCTACGGCTTCGTCTACGACTTTCACGAAACCTACGGGTCCGAGCCGGGGCGGGCGTACCTTGTTAACCTCGACGGCGAAACCGACCCGCGGGCCATAGCGATGGACCTTCCCGATGCGTACGCCGATAGCATCTCGAGCCTGCTCTACTGA
- a CDS encoding cupin domain-containing protein, with amino-acid sequence MDDTESAGSNPDPEPTIRRTDDVEYESVDAADGLAKGVLIAAEHGAPNFAIRRFTLEPGAEVPPHTNAVEHEQYVLEGEYVVGIGDEEYDVEAGDSLLIPAGTVHWYRNETDVEGAFLCAVPNGDDEIELLE; translated from the coding sequence ATGGACGACACCGAATCCGCCGGATCGAACCCGGACCCCGAACCGACGATTCGCCGTACCGACGACGTCGAGTACGAATCCGTCGACGCTGCGGACGGACTCGCCAAAGGCGTCCTCATCGCGGCCGAACACGGGGCCCCGAACTTCGCGATTCGCCGGTTCACCCTCGAGCCAGGTGCCGAGGTTCCGCCGCACACGAACGCCGTCGAGCACGAGCAGTACGTTCTCGAAGGCGAGTACGTCGTCGGAATCGGCGACGAAGAGTACGACGTCGAAGCGGGCGACTCCCTCCTGATCCCGGCCGGAACCGTTCACTGGTACCGCAACGAAACCGACGTCGAGGGCGCGTTCCTCTGTGCGGTCCCCAACGGCGACGACGAGATCGAACTCCTCGAGTAA
- a CDS encoding cold-shock protein, whose translation MAKGTVDFFNDTGGYGFIETEDADDDVFFHMEDVGGPDLEEGQEIEFDIEQAPKGPRATNVERL comes from the coding sequence ATGGCGAAAGGAACCGTTGATTTCTTCAACGACACTGGCGGCTACGGATTCATCGAGACTGAGGACGCGGACGACGACGTTTTCTTCCACATGGAAGACGTTGGCGGTCCTGACCTGGAAGAAGGCCAGGAAATCGAGTTCGACATCGAGCAGGCCCCCAAGGGCCCGCGCGCGACGAACGTCGAGCGCCTGTAA
- a CDS encoding ATP-dependent DNA helicase has product MTDWRPVFGHDEPYDEQVDGIETAIETATEGGYTVIEGACGTGKTMIALTAGIDLVRDPDSQYERVFVLTSVKQQLRQFETDLETINENLPTDWNPISGLTLVGKADVCPYNRENAGGISDDTVYDRCETLRDRTRDLTGEGGSTTAGALAAQARSQQLGLADSGRGSRHGRSSSSGTEGGTDGGNGGAGTGGSTVSSAGARYLETAGEPTPYPPEMPEYNTGGPAGSEVEYCPFYAQYLEDLPEEGGDADPVEAAPFDVTETGLLTPEDLVAESVRHGTCPHSVMGAVLGHVEVVIGNYYHAFDPTTTAAFTGALLDDSTFVVCDEAHMLEPRVRDLVSDRVADTTLRDAETELSRVLQPVRFDQEGRQTQGGSKTADADLVRAELNDTDVSIEELERTLEFVQDLRGELDRRVRAHLERTNRAWQTDLTSLEDDEIPLRDPTVPAEDEISEWATGAGYSDAIWVRAESVGAVVERILNEAEDEEKTRASPAVGRLLGEWYRRDHTTNFREIELERTWDEMEPADSWRRAYTARLALHSCVPSDAIGSRLSGFGGGILMSATLEPMDAFREVTGLEYLAREEGRPVVERQYGLHFPEANRESFAVSVPKFTYDNRGPPGEETPTRTAYADALAQVARVPGNVLVGMPSYGEAEWAASVLEAHSGVDKPVLLDASSSDDATESLKDEFFAGGGKVLVTSLRGTLTEGVDYSGDRLAAAAICGVPIVNTASPRTKAIRRAYDDAFGDGFTYALTVPAVRKARQAIGRVIRSPEDVGVRVLLDERYARDSWDSVRQFLPDDDEFQPVSPDMLEFGLERFRERLESSQ; this is encoded by the coding sequence ATGACGGACTGGCGCCCAGTGTTCGGCCACGACGAACCCTACGACGAGCAAGTCGACGGGATCGAGACGGCCATCGAAACCGCTACCGAGGGCGGGTACACGGTTATCGAAGGAGCCTGCGGGACCGGCAAGACGATGATCGCACTCACGGCGGGCATCGACCTGGTTCGCGACCCCGACAGCCAGTACGAACGGGTGTTCGTCCTCACCAGCGTCAAACAGCAACTGCGCCAGTTCGAGACGGACCTCGAGACGATCAACGAGAACCTGCCCACCGACTGGAACCCGATTTCGGGACTCACGCTCGTCGGCAAAGCCGACGTCTGCCCGTACAACCGTGAAAATGCAGGCGGAATCAGCGACGACACCGTCTACGACCGATGCGAAACCCTCCGCGATCGGACGCGCGACCTTACCGGCGAGGGTGGCTCGACGACGGCCGGCGCGCTCGCTGCCCAGGCTCGGAGCCAGCAGCTCGGTCTGGCCGATAGCGGTCGCGGGAGCCGGCACGGGCGCAGCAGTTCCAGTGGAACCGAAGGGGGTACCGATGGCGGAAACGGCGGCGCAGGAACGGGCGGATCGACCGTCAGCAGCGCCGGCGCACGCTATCTCGAGACGGCCGGCGAACCGACGCCGTACCCACCGGAGATGCCGGAGTACAACACTGGCGGCCCCGCGGGAAGCGAGGTCGAGTACTGTCCGTTTTACGCCCAGTATCTCGAGGACCTGCCGGAAGAGGGGGGCGACGCCGATCCAGTCGAAGCGGCTCCATTCGACGTGACCGAAACCGGACTGCTCACGCCCGAAGACCTCGTCGCTGAGTCGGTTCGACACGGCACCTGCCCGCACTCGGTGATGGGGGCCGTGCTGGGCCACGTGGAAGTCGTCATCGGCAACTACTACCACGCCTTCGACCCGACGACGACCGCCGCGTTCACCGGCGCCTTGCTCGACGACTCGACGTTCGTCGTCTGTGACGAAGCGCACATGCTCGAGCCCCGGGTTCGCGATCTAGTGAGCGACAGAGTCGCGGATACCACGCTTCGCGACGCCGAAACGGAACTCTCGCGGGTGCTCCAGCCGGTTCGATTCGACCAGGAGGGTCGCCAGACCCAGGGTGGCTCGAAGACTGCCGATGCGGACCTCGTTCGCGCCGAACTGAACGACACCGACGTCTCGATCGAGGAACTCGAGCGTACCCTCGAGTTCGTCCAGGACCTCCGCGGGGAACTCGACCGTCGAGTTCGCGCCCACCTGGAGCGGACAAATCGGGCCTGGCAGACCGATCTGACGTCGCTCGAGGACGACGAAATCCCGCTTCGCGATCCGACGGTGCCGGCCGAGGACGAGATTTCCGAGTGGGCGACCGGGGCGGGGTACAGCGACGCGATCTGGGTGCGAGCCGAGTCGGTCGGCGCGGTCGTCGAACGGATTCTCAACGAGGCCGAGGACGAGGAGAAGACTCGGGCGTCGCCCGCCGTCGGCCGCTTGCTCGGGGAGTGGTACCGTCGCGATCACACGACGAACTTCCGAGAGATCGAACTCGAGCGAACCTGGGACGAGATGGAACCGGCCGACTCCTGGCGGCGAGCGTACACGGCTCGACTCGCGTTGCACAGCTGCGTTCCCAGCGACGCCATCGGGTCGCGACTGTCGGGGTTCGGCGGCGGGATCTTGATGAGCGCGACCCTCGAGCCGATGGACGCCTTCCGGGAGGTCACGGGCCTCGAGTACCTCGCGCGTGAGGAGGGGCGTCCGGTCGTCGAACGGCAGTACGGCTTGCACTTCCCCGAGGCGAATCGCGAGAGCTTCGCAGTGTCGGTGCCGAAGTTTACCTACGACAACCGGGGGCCGCCTGGCGAGGAGACGCCGACGCGAACTGCGTACGCGGACGCGCTGGCGCAGGTCGCCCGAGTTCCGGGGAACGTCCTCGTCGGAATGCCGAGCTACGGCGAGGCCGAGTGGGCCGCGTCGGTCCTCGAGGCACATTCGGGAGTCGACAAGCCCGTCTTGCTCGACGCCTCGAGCAGCGACGACGCCACGGAATCGCTGAAAGACGAGTTCTTCGCGGGTGGGGGGAAGGTACTCGTCACGAGCCTCCGCGGGACCCTGACGGAGGGCGTCGATTACAGCGGAGACCGGTTGGCGGCGGCAGCCATCTGTGGCGTTCCGATCGTCAACACGGCGAGCCCGCGGACGAAGGCGATTCGGCGAGCCTACGACGACGCGTTCGGCGACGGGTTCACCTACGCGCTGACGGTTCCGGCGGTTCGGAAGGCCAGGCAGGCGATCGGTCGGGTGATCCGATCGCCCGAAGACGTCGGCGTCCGGGTCCTGCTCGACGAACGGTACGCTCGCGACAGCTGGGATTCGGTCCGACAGTTCCTTCCGGACGACGACGAGTTTCAGCCGGTCAGTCCCGACATGCTCGAGTTCGGCCTCGAGCGATTTCGCGAGCGGCTCGAGTCGAGCCAGTAA
- a CDS encoding FecCD family ABC transporter permease, translating to MGDSRTSQELSARLESYEWIDARLVGVAIGSVAVVLVSLFVQVSFGVYSMSITEAWYAVLDADVWYDERVLLSFLLGEDLMRTVLFVPESYELPNLARNTTIVWNGRLPRVLAAVLVGSNLAISGAIFQAVTRNELASPYILGVSSGAGLAILLTLVIFSGMTALLPISAAFGGALAFVLVYAIAWKGGTNPVRLVLAGVIVGTVFNSLQTALLLFAQDMATVQTAISWTTGTLTGADWDEVRLVLPWTILTSILALAGARQLNVLLLGERTAGALGMSVERVRFGLSGIAIVAASSSIAAAGIVGFVGLIVPHAVRTLVGSDYKRLIVGCLFVGPALLVAADVGARLGMAVLFGSTNQLPVGILTGLIGGPYFLYLMRRRKHLGDL from the coding sequence ATGGGTGACTCGAGGACGTCACAGGAACTATCCGCGCGACTCGAGAGCTACGAGTGGATAGACGCTCGACTGGTCGGGGTCGCCATCGGGAGCGTGGCGGTCGTGCTCGTCTCGCTGTTCGTCCAGGTGAGCTTTGGGGTGTACTCGATGTCCATCACGGAGGCGTGGTACGCCGTCCTCGACGCCGACGTCTGGTACGACGAGCGGGTGTTGCTGTCGTTCCTCCTCGGCGAGGACCTAATGCGGACCGTGCTGTTCGTGCCCGAGAGTTACGAACTCCCCAACCTGGCGCGGAACACGACGATCGTCTGGAACGGCCGCTTGCCGCGGGTACTCGCGGCGGTGCTGGTCGGATCGAATCTCGCGATATCCGGGGCGATCTTCCAGGCGGTCACGCGCAACGAACTCGCGAGTCCGTACATCCTCGGGGTCTCCTCGGGCGCCGGGCTGGCGATCTTGCTTACGCTCGTGATCTTCTCGGGGATGACGGCGTTGCTCCCGATTAGCGCGGCTTTCGGCGGTGCGCTCGCGTTCGTCCTCGTCTACGCTATCGCCTGGAAGGGCGGAACCAACCCCGTGCGACTCGTACTCGCGGGCGTGATCGTCGGCACCGTCTTCAACTCGCTCCAGACGGCCCTCCTCCTGTTCGCTCAGGACATGGCGACCGTGCAGACGGCCATCTCCTGGACGACCGGGACGCTCACCGGCGCGGACTGGGACGAGGTTCGACTCGTCCTTCCCTGGACGATCCTCACGTCGATCCTCGCCCTGGCGGGCGCGAGGCAGTTGAACGTCCTCCTGCTGGGAGAACGAACCGCTGGCGCGCTCGGAATGTCCGTCGAGCGCGTCCGGTTCGGCCTCTCGGGAATCGCTATCGTGGCGGCGTCGTCGTCGATCGCCGCGGCGGGCATCGTCGGCTTCGTCGGACTCATTGTCCCTCACGCCGTACGGACGCTCGTGGGCTCGGATTACAAACGCCTGATCGTGGGCTGTCTGTTCGTCGGTCCGGCGTTGCTGGTCGCCGCCGACGTCGGTGCGCGACTGGGCATGGCCGTCCTCTTCGGCAGCACCAACCAGCTCCCGGTCGGTATCCTGACCGGCCTGATCGGCGGCCCGTACTTCCTGTACCTGATGCGTAGACGCAAGCATCTGGGTGATCTCTAA
- the hemL gene encoding glutamate-1-semialdehyde 2,1-aminomutase, whose translation MNDERSRALYDRALSVMPGGVNSAVRAAIEPYPFFVRKGDGGHVVDADGNRLVDWVMGLGPLLLGHDLPDPVQAAIQRAASEGPMYGTPTELEVDLAEFVVRHVPSVEKIRFVNSGTEATVSAVRLARGTTGRNKIVIMQGGYHGAQESTLVEGDAEHPAPSSAGIPQAFAEHTLPVPFNDEAAVREVFQEHGDDIAGVLVEPILANYGIVHPVDGYLETLRELTDDHDSLLIFDEVITGFRVGGLGCAQSHFGITPDLTTFGKIIGGGFPVGAIGGRAELIEEFAPTGEVFQAGTFSGHPVTMAAGLETLTFAAENDVYDHVNGLGETLRAGLTDILADQAPNYTVVGIDSMFKVIFTREGPSRDELEAGDQCEAGCRQDPDCPRYEYCPKNAADVKRAETERWRRIFWGEMREQGIFLSQNQFESQFVSYGHTEEDVERTLEAYKDAL comes from the coding sequence ATGAACGACGAACGCTCACGCGCGCTGTACGACCGGGCGCTGTCCGTCATGCCCGGCGGCGTCAACTCCGCCGTCCGGGCGGCCATCGAGCCGTATCCCTTTTTCGTTCGGAAGGGCGACGGCGGCCACGTCGTCGACGCCGACGGCAACCGACTCGTCGACTGGGTCATGGGTCTCGGCCCCCTGCTTCTCGGACACGATCTCCCCGACCCCGTCCAGGCGGCGATCCAGCGAGCGGCCAGCGAGGGTCCGATGTACGGTACGCCGACCGAACTCGAGGTTGACCTCGCCGAGTTCGTCGTCCGGCACGTCCCGAGCGTCGAGAAGATTCGGTTCGTCAACTCCGGGACGGAAGCGACCGTCTCGGCCGTCCGTCTCGCCCGCGGAACGACCGGCCGGAACAAGATCGTCATCATGCAGGGCGGGTACCACGGCGCCCAGGAGTCGACGCTGGTCGAAGGCGACGCCGAACATCCCGCTCCCTCCTCCGCCGGCATCCCGCAGGCGTTCGCCGAGCACACTCTTCCTGTCCCGTTCAACGACGAAGCGGCCGTTCGCGAAGTCTTCCAGGAACACGGCGACGACATCGCGGGCGTCCTCGTCGAACCGATCCTCGCCAACTACGGTATCGTCCACCCTGTCGACGGCTACCTCGAGACCCTTCGCGAGCTCACCGACGATCACGACTCGCTCCTGATCTTCGACGAGGTCATCACCGGCTTTCGCGTCGGCGGGCTGGGCTGCGCCCAGAGTCACTTCGGCATCACGCCCGACCTCACCACCTTCGGCAAGATCATCGGCGGCGGGTTTCCCGTCGGCGCCATCGGCGGCCGCGCCGAGTTGATCGAGGAATTCGCGCCCACCGGGGAGGTCTTCCAGGCCGGCACCTTCTCCGGCCACCCCGTGACGATGGCCGCCGGCCTCGAGACGCTCACGTTCGCGGCCGAAAACGACGTCTACGACCACGTCAACGGGCTCGGCGAGACGCTTCGGGCCGGTCTCACCGACATTCTCGCTGATCAGGCGCCGAATTACACCGTGGTCGGAATCGACAGCATGTTCAAAGTAATCTTTACGCGCGAGGGCCCCTCTCGAGACGAACTCGAGGCCGGTGACCAGTGCGAAGCCGGCTGTCGCCAGGATCCCGACTGCCCGCGCTACGAGTACTGTCCGAAGAACGCGGCCGACGTCAAACGAGCCGAAACCGAACGCTGGCGGCGGATCTTCTGGGGCGAGATGCGCGAACAGGGCATCTTCCTCTCCCAGAACCAGTTCGAGAGCCAGTTCGTCAGTTACGGTCACACCGAGGAGGACGTCGAGCGGACGCTCGAGGCGTACAAGGACGCGCTCTGA
- a CDS encoding ABC transporter substrate-binding protein, with protein MTSNRTRRAVLATGTAALVGLAGCVSGTGREEDPDSNDGNGNGNETGNENSSDTDENEGNGSYSVTMEPVGTLEFDQPPERWATYFPGYADMGVTLGVGDGLLSVGNLPRYHTQHYDELEGVSVEKDDLVQLIGEGGIDKEVFYELEADLHLMDPNWLIENGAFNLEQSDVDEISTEIAPFMGNVIFRQTDPWHDYRYYSLYEAFEIVAQIFQREERYEAFKSFHDEFIADVQAELPPESERPSALLVWGGEEPEAFSPYRLGEGTSKKQWRDLGIGDALEGTGVDGLSTDDRGQIDYETMLEVDPDVLLVRGHEAKSAEEFEDSVLAFMQDHPMASDLAAVQNERVFRGGPLYQGPIINLFTTERAALELFPDRFEGDLFDRERVAEIVTDGP; from the coding sequence ATGACTTCGAATCGAACGCGACGGGCGGTTCTGGCGACAGGGACGGCGGCGCTCGTCGGCCTCGCGGGGTGCGTGAGCGGTACCGGCCGGGAGGAAGATCCTGATTCTAACGACGGAAACGGCAACGGCAACGAGACAGGGAACGAAAACTCGAGCGACACTGATGAAAACGAAGGTAACGGTTCCTATTCGGTCACGATGGAACCCGTCGGCACCCTCGAGTTCGACCAGCCGCCCGAACGGTGGGCGACGTACTTCCCCGGGTACGCGGACATGGGTGTTACGCTCGGCGTCGGCGATGGTCTCCTCTCGGTCGGGAATCTCCCCCGCTATCACACCCAGCACTACGACGAACTCGAGGGCGTCTCCGTCGAGAAGGACGACCTCGTCCAGCTAATCGGCGAGGGCGGCATCGACAAGGAGGTGTTCTACGAACTCGAGGCCGACCTCCACCTGATGGACCCGAACTGGCTGATCGAAAACGGCGCGTTCAACCTCGAACAGTCCGACGTAGACGAGATTTCGACGGAAATCGCGCCGTTCATGGGAAACGTCATTTTCCGACAGACCGACCCGTGGCACGACTACCGGTACTACTCGCTGTACGAGGCCTTCGAGATCGTCGCCCAGATCTTCCAGCGCGAGGAGCGCTACGAGGCGTTCAAATCGTTCCACGACGAGTTCATCGCGGACGTCCAGGCGGAGTTACCGCCTGAATCCGAGCGCCCGAGCGCCCTGCTCGTCTGGGGCGGCGAGGAGCCCGAAGCGTTCTCGCCGTACCGGCTCGGCGAGGGAACGAGCAAGAAACAGTGGCGCGACCTCGGCATCGGAGACGCCCTCGAGGGAACCGGCGTCGACGGACTGAGCACGGACGACCGCGGTCAGATCGACTACGAGACGATGCTCGAGGTCGACCCCGACGTACTCCTCGTGCGCGGACACGAGGCCAAGTCCGCCGAAGAATTCGAGGACTCCGTGCTCGCGTTCATGCAGGATCACCCCATGGCGAGCGATCTCGCCGCCGTCCAGAACGAGCGCGTGTTCCGCGGTGGTCCGCTCTACCAGGGCCCCATCATCAACCTGTTCACGACGGAACGCGCCGCACTGGAACTGTTCCCCGATCGGTTCGAGGGCGACCTGTTCGACCGCGAGCGAGTCGCCGAAATCGTCACTGACGGGCCCTGA
- a CDS encoding extracellular solute-binding protein: protein MGLDRRSYLRVATGSTTLALTSLAGCATRESEPEPQEPNGDDEPDEPEDEGVLRVATTDAFAHGENPASAWLKTQFEETFDNVEVDWVIPESGIGHYIEREQRGFLPDVDAYVGLSAANLATVDRNLEEGGLFRELNRDRIETLDGVVDELGLDDPAGRIVPVSTQYSCLMVDETRIDPPTKLEELGEPTYADSLLTPTPSRGRGSAFLDWLFESAGPDDALTVWAELEDNGLDIYDTWVETLLAYAERTRPMTVAYAADALAAIDRAVTSDTDETRGSERNETDGSDNATDGTEADGDGSTDSGTDDANESGADDESDADGGGSNGDDSSADDDSDDESVDVGGDPDQYQVTYLDEEAYAEPLQMAIFENAINVDLAYTFLEFALSPEIQAGLAPRLGQYPVRPIAELEFSEEFDVYADHAEDPPSVVTFSYETRRDDLPAWRGAWEEEFDY, encoded by the coding sequence ATGGGACTGGATCGACGGTCGTACCTTCGCGTCGCAACCGGATCCACGACGCTCGCCCTGACGTCGCTCGCGGGCTGTGCCACCCGCGAATCGGAACCAGAGCCACAGGAGCCAAACGGCGACGACGAACCGGACGAACCTGAGGACGAAGGCGTCCTCCGAGTCGCGACGACGGACGCGTTCGCCCATGGCGAGAATCCCGCCTCAGCCTGGCTCAAAACCCAGTTCGAGGAGACGTTCGACAACGTCGAAGTCGACTGGGTGATTCCCGAATCCGGCATCGGCCACTACATCGAACGCGAGCAGCGCGGATTTCTCCCGGACGTCGACGCCTACGTCGGCCTCTCGGCCGCCAACCTCGCGACCGTCGACCGTAATCTCGAGGAGGGCGGCCTGTTTCGCGAACTCAACCGGGATCGAATCGAGACGCTCGACGGCGTCGTCGACGAACTCGGCCTCGATGATCCCGCCGGACGAATCGTCCCGGTCAGCACGCAGTACTCCTGTCTAATGGTCGATGAGACGCGTATCGACCCACCGACCAAACTCGAGGAGCTCGGGGAACCGACCTACGCCGACTCGCTGCTCACCCCGACGCCATCCCGCGGTCGCGGCAGCGCCTTCCTCGACTGGCTGTTCGAATCCGCCGGTCCCGACGACGCGCTGACCGTCTGGGCCGAACTCGAGGACAACGGACTCGACATCTACGACACCTGGGTCGAGACGCTGCTGGCCTACGCCGAGCGCACTCGACCGATGACCGTCGCCTACGCGGCGGATGCGCTCGCGGCGATCGACCGGGCAGTGACGTCAGATACCGACGAAACCCGGGGAAGCGAGCGAAACGAAACTGATGGCTCGGACAATGCGACCGATGGAACCGAGGCCGACGGCGACGGTTCCACCGATTCGGGGACGGACGACGCCAACGAATCGGGTGCCGACGACGAGTCGGATGCGGACGGCGGCGGTTCCAACGGCGACGACTCGAGCGCAGACGACGACTCGGACGACGAATCGGTCGACGTCGGCGGCGATCCCGATCAGTACCAGGTCACGTACCTCGACGAGGAGGCCTACGCCGAACCCCTCCAGATGGCCATCTTCGAAAACGCGATCAACGTCGACCTGGCCTACACGTTCCTCGAGTTCGCGCTCTCGCCGGAGATTCAGGCCGGACTCGCTCCACGCCTCGGACAGTACCCGGTGCGACCCATTGCCGAACTCGAGTTCTCCGAGGAGTTCGACGTCTACGCCGACCACGCCGAAGACCCCCCATCCGTCGTGACGTTTTCGTACGAAACCCGGCGGGACGACCTTCCAGCGTGGCGCGGTGCCTGGGAGGAGGAGTTCGATTACTGA